From the Rhodococcus sp. NBC_00297 genome, one window contains:
- a CDS encoding GntR family transcriptional regulator, with the protein MAVAQNVFSSKGDVAYAQLRSWILLGTLPAGSRLAQYELADRLQMSITPLREAVRRLSSEGLIELDSHKNVRIAPMSSTQARQLFEVRLSLDPTAVELAAQRRTERDIVDMRAAASRLVPVTQKWGEEGLIAHREFHRTLYLASHNDVLIHLLEDLWDKSDRYRRVGLELPPGAEPRTIDLDEHFQILELVVSGDSHAAGELTRKHILNSLTAAAIDALEGDELTHHQDSA; encoded by the coding sequence GTGGCCGTTGCGCAGAATGTCTTCTCCAGCAAGGGAGACGTCGCCTACGCCCAGCTCCGCAGCTGGATCCTGCTGGGAACTCTGCCCGCGGGCTCGCGTCTGGCGCAGTACGAACTGGCCGACCGCCTGCAGATGAGCATCACCCCTCTACGGGAGGCGGTGCGGCGCCTGAGCAGTGAGGGGCTGATAGAACTCGACAGTCACAAGAACGTGCGCATCGCACCAATGTCGTCCACTCAGGCGCGACAGCTCTTCGAGGTGCGTCTGTCGCTCGACCCCACCGCTGTGGAACTGGCTGCACAGCGGCGCACCGAACGCGACATCGTCGACATGCGGGCCGCGGCGTCTCGACTGGTCCCGGTGACTCAGAAGTGGGGGGAGGAGGGGCTGATCGCGCACCGCGAGTTCCACCGCACCCTGTACCTCGCGTCCCACAACGACGTACTCATCCACCTGCTGGAAGACCTGTGGGACAAGTCCGACAGGTATCGGCGGGTGGGCCTGGAACTGCCACCGGGTGCGGAACCCCGCACCATCGATCTCGACGAGCACTTCCAGATCCTCGAACTCGTCGTCTCGGGTGACAGCCACGCGGCGGGAGAGCTGACACGCAAGCACATTCTGAACAGCCTCACCGCCGCAGCGATCGACGCGCTCGAAGGTGACGAGCTCACCCACCATCAGGACTCTGCCTGA